Genomic DNA from Halobaculum sp. CBA1158:
CGGCCTGGCGAACGTGTCCACGGAGGCGGGAACCGAGCAGTTCACCTCGGGTATTCCCGCCGAGGAAGCGCTGTCGGACATCCAGCGCGAGTTCGGTCCGTCCTTCACGGCCGACACCGGATCGACACAGCTCGTTCAGCGCGACCGGAACGTGCTCTCGAAGCCCGCCCTGTTGCGGCTGCTCGAGGCGCAAAATCGGCTCCAGGAGACCGACGGACTGCGCGTGACGGCGGTCTCCTCGCCGGGCGCGACGATCGCCCGGACGATCGACCCGTCCGCGACGACGACGGAGGCGCAGATCCGCGTCATCGAGCGGTCGACGCCGACGGAGATCGACGAGGCGGTTCGCGAGAACGCCGACGACCCCGCCTTCACCGGCTCTGTCTCGGACGACTTCAACGCGGAGGCGGCGTCGGCGTCGGCGGCGATCGGGGTCGTCACCCACGAACTCCCCGGTGCCGGCGGCGGCGGCGCTGCCGCCGGACAAAGCGGCTCGAGCCCGCTGACTGACATCCAACTGCGGAGCCAACGGGTCGTCGACACGGTCGGCGGGGACATCACCGTCTTCGGCTCAGGGATCATCTCCGAGGAGTTCTCCTCGGTGATCACCGACTCGCTCCTGATCGTGACGCCGGCTGCGGTCCTCCTGATCACCGGGTTCCTGATCGTCGCGTACCGCGACCTCCTCGACCTGCTGCTCGGGTCGTTCACGCTGCTGCTCGCGGTCGTGTGGACGTTCGGGTTCCTGGGTCTCGCCGGGATCCCGTTCAGTCAGATGATGATCGCCGTCCCGCCGCTGTTGCTCGCGGTCGGTATCGACTTCGGCATCCACGCTGTGAACCGCTACCGCGAGGACAGAGCCGACGGCCACGGCGTCGACGAGGCGATGAACATGGCGGTGCGCCAACTCCTCGTCGCCTTCTTCATCGTCACGGGGACGACCGTGATCGGGTTCCTGGCGAATCTCACCTCCGACCTCGCCCCGATCCGCGAGTTCGGGCTCGTCGCGGCCGCGGGAATCGTGTTCACGTTCCTCCTGTTCGGCGTGTTCCTCCCGGCGGCGAAGGTGCTGCTCGACCGGCGGCGCGACCAGCTTCCCATCCCGACGTTCTCGCAGGCTCCGTTGGGGGCGGAAGGAGGCTCCCTCGACGGTGTGCTCCGGATCGGCGTCTGGATCGGCCAGCGCGCGCCGCGGGTGTTCCTCGCGTCGATCGTCGTCCTCACCGTCGCCTCCGGCAGCTACGCGGCCGGTATCGACACGTCGTTCTCCCAGGAGGACTTCCTGCCGCCCGAGGACACGCCTGACTACCTCCAGGAGCTCCCCGAACCGTTCGCACCGAGCGACTACTCCGCCGTCGGGACGCTCAACTTCCTCGAGGAGAAGTTCACCGCCAGCCAGGGCGGATCGGTCACGATCTACGTCGAGGGCGACATGGAGGACCCGACCACTCTCGAGGAGATCCATCGAATGGGCGATGATCCGCCGAGCACGTTCGTCGCAGAGGGCGGCCACGCCGACGAACAAAGCATCGTCACGGTCATCCAACAACGCGCGGCCTCCGACCCCGAGTTCCGCCGACTCGTGGACCGAAACGACCGGAACGCGAACGGGATCCCCGACGACAACCTCGGCGAGATATACGACTACCTGCTGTCGTCGTCCTCCCGGGATCAGGCGCTGCAGTACCTGGCCGAGGACCGGCGGAGCACGCAGGTCGTCTACTCGACGGAGGCGGACGCCGATCAATCCGCGGTCGCGGCCGACGGCCGCACCGTCGCCGATCGCTATCGGACCACCAGCGGGACGACCGTCGCGACCGGGAGCACCGTGGTCTTCGCGGCGGTGTCGGACCTGATCTTCACCTCCGCGGTCCAGAGCCTCGCGGTCGCGCTGTCGCTGACGGTCGTGTTCCTGGTCCTCATGTACGGACTGCTGGAGGGGCTCCCGTCGATGGGGATCGTCAACACGATCCCGATCATCGCGTCCGTCGCGCTCGTCGCGGCGACGATGCGGCTCGCCGGCATCGCGTTCAACGCCTTCACCGCGACGATCCTCTCGTTGACGATCGGGTTGGGGATCGATTACTCGGTCCACGTCGTCCACCGCTTCGTCGACGAGCGCCGCGAGCGCGACCTCGTCACCGCGCTGGAGCGGACCGTCCGCGGCACAGGCGGCGCGCTCCTGGGGAGCATGCTCACCACTACCACGGGGATCGGCGTCCTCGTGTTCGCGGTGTTGACGATCCTCGGACAGTTCGGTGTCCTCACCGCAGTATCGATCTTCTACTCGTTCGTCACGTCGATACTCGTGCTCCCGTCGGCGCTCGTCGTCTGGGACCGACTCAAGGGACACGATCCGGATCAGCCGGTCGACGCGGAGCTATCGCTGTCGGTGCCGCTCCTCGGGGACGACGACCGTCGAGGCGATCCGGCTCACACCGACTGAGCGTCCCTCGACGAATGCGTCGGTCGTCCGTGTGGGTGTCGACGGTCTGCCGACGGATCGCCGGCCGCGTCGCTATCGGCGGACGCTGAAGCCGTCGAGTCCCTCGGGATCGCCGTACTCGACGGTCACGTCCTCGACGACCGCGCGCGGGCTGCCGGTGTGGCACCACTCGACCATGCCCTCGACGGCCTCGCGCGGCCCCTCGAAGGCCACCTCGACGCGCCCGTCGTCGAGGTTTCGGACCCAGCCGTCGATCCCACGCTCTCGGGCGGTCTCACGCGTGGTGTTCCGGTAGTAGACGCCCTGTACTCTCCCGGAGACGAACACGTGCGCCCGGACCCGGTCCTCGCCGTGCTCGTCGCGTGCGCCGTCGCTCACGGCGGGTCGGTTCGTCGTCCTCGACCGAAAGTGCGGCGGCGGTCGGCGTCGCCGCCGGTCGACCGGCCGGGCAGGAACGGCGGGCGGATGGCTGACAGGCGACGGCGCTCGGCGGTCCGGTCCCTCGGCGCGTGCCGTCGCTCACCCGCGAGCGCGCCGAGACCACGTTCAGTACACGGGGGGTGTGGTCCCCCCATCCGGTTTGAACGTTCGCGGGCGGTCGGGACCGAGGGAGTCTTGAGCGCTCCGCCGGACGGTCGGGTATGGACCTGTTCGGAACAGCCGGGATCCGCGGCGACGCGACCGAGCGCGTCACGCCGGGGCTCGTCCTCGACGTGACCCGCGCGCTCGGAGCACACGCCCGCGAGGCCGGCGACCGCGAGTTCGTCGTCGGCCGCGACGGGCGCGTCACCGGGCCGGCGCTGGCCGCCGCCGCCGAGGCGGGCCTGGAGTCCTCGGGGGCGACCGTCCGTCGGGTCGGTCAGGTGCCGACGCCGACGCTGGCGTTCGCGTCCCGTGGCCGGCGCGGCGTGATGCTCACCGCCTCGCACAATCCCCCGACCGACAACGGCCTGAAGGCGTTCGTCGACGGGCTGGAGTACGGCGCGACCGCCGAGACGGCCATCGAGGAGCGCGTCGCCGACGGCGACACCCCCGCCGACTGGGACCAGTGGGGCGACGGCGCGCGAGAGGACGTGCTCGCCGACTACCGGACGGCGGTCGCCGACTACGCCCGCGAGTTCGGGGACGACCCCGACGGCGTCCGCGTCGCCGTCGACTGCGGCAACGGGATGGCGTCGGTCGCGACGCCGCAGGTGCTCCGAGAACTGGGCGCGGACGTGGTGACGCTCAACGCCACCGTCGACGGCCACTTCCCCGGCCGCGAGTCGAAGCCGACCGCCGAGTCGCTCGCGGATCTGCGGGCGTTCGTCGCCGACGGGGGGGCGGACTTCGGCATCGGTCACGACGGCGACGCCGACCGGATCGTCGTCGTCGACGGCGACGGCGAGGTCGTCCACGAGGACACCGTGCTCGCGATCCTCGCGGAGCGATACGTCGCCGCTCGCGACGCCGCCGACCCGGTGGTCGTGACGACGCCGAACGCCTCTGGTCGGATCGACGAGCGCGTCGCGGCCGCCGGCGGACGCGTCGAGCGCGTCGCGCTCGGCTACCTCCACGACGGCATCGCCTCGGTTCGGGACGCCGGCGGCGACGTGGCGTTCGCGGCCGAGCCCTGGAAGCACGTCCACACCGGTTTCGGCGACTGGATCGACGCCGTCGCCAGCGCGGCCGTGTTCACTCGGCTCGTCGCCGACGAGGGGCTCGACGGACTTCGCGCGCCGGTCTCCGAGCGCCCCTATCGCAAGGTGAGCGTGGCGTGTGCCGACGACGACAAGGCGTCCGTGATGGACCGCCTCACCGAGACGCTCCCGGCGGCGTTCCCGGACGCCGAAGTCGACGACGAGTACGGCGTCCGGCTCTCGTTCGCGGACGGCTCGTGGACGCTCGTGCGCCCGTCGGGGACCGAGCCGTACGTCCGCGTGTACGCCGAACACGACGACGTGGACCGGTTCGTCGAGGAGGTCGCCGGCGTCGTCGAGTCCGCGGTCGACGCCGCCGACGGCGACGGATAGGGATCCGGTACTGTCAGATACGCTCGAGAATCTGACCGCTCGAACGCGACGTTTTTAACCCACTCAGCGTTCCGTACGCACGTATGGACGATACTGAGCGGTTCGACAGGCGGACGATCGTGAAGGGCGTCGGTGCGGCCGGACTCGCGGGACTCGCTGGCTGTACGGGCGGTCCCGAGTCGGGCGGGTCCGACACCGAGGAGTCGACGCCGGAGGCCGGGGACGGCGGGTCGGACGGCTCCGAAACGGAGTCCTCGGGCGACGGTTCCGTCGATGTCGGGATGGTGTACGCGACCGGCGGACTGGGCGACGGGTCGTTCAACGACCAGGCCCAGGCCGGGATTCAGCAGGCGGCGGACGAGTTCGGCCTCTCGTACGACGAATCCGAGCCCGACTCGGTCTCGCAGTTCGCCACGTACCAACAGCAGTACGCGCAGTCGACCGACCCCGACTACGACCTCGTCTCGTGTATCGGGTCGCTGCAGGCGGATGCGCTCTCGGAGACCGCGCCGGACTACCCCGAGCAGGACTTCCTCGCGGTCGATGCGGTGCCGATGGCCGACACCGACGACGACGGCGAGGCGGACAGTCAGTTCGACAACGTCGCCTCCTACACGTTCAAGGAGCACGAGGGGTCGTATCTCGCGGGACAGCTCGCGGCGCTGCTCACGTCGCAGTCGTTCTCCGCGGGGGCGGGATCGACCGCCGGCGACTCGACGAACGTCGGCTTCGTCGGCGGCATCGAACTGGACCTGATCCGGAAGTTCGAGGCGGGCTTCACCGCGGGCGTGAAGTCGATCGACTCCGACGTCGACGTGCAGACGACGTATACTGGGAGCTTCTCCGATCCTTCCGCCGGTCAGGAGGCCGCGCTCTCGATGTACAGCTCCGGCGCGGACATCGTCTACCACGCCGCGGGGAACACCGGAACCGGCGTGTTCCGCGCCGCACAGGACGAGGGGAGGTTCGCCATCGGCGTCGATGCCGACCAGTCGTTGACCGCCTCTAGCTACGCCGACGTCATCCTCGCGTCGATGGTCAAACGCGTCGACACAGCCGTCTACAACGCAGCCGAGGCGGTCGTGAACGACGACTTCGAGACGGGGACCGCGACGACGCTCGGACTGGCCGAGGAGGGCGTCGACCTCGTATACGGCGACCAGCTGGGCGGCGACATCTCCGAGGACGTCCGCTCTGAGATCGAGTCGTCCCGCCAAGGGATCATCGACGGCGACATCTCCGTCCCGCAGGACCCCGACGAGGTCTGAGCCGCACCGGCAGCCGTCTCTTCGTTCCGACGGGATCCCGCAGACGCTCTGTTCCGACGAGTAGCCGGCCTGACACGCGGATTTACGAACGTCGCTTCCGTCGAAACGCGCCGTTTATCCCGTCCCCGCCGAAACGGCCGGTGACATGACGGAGGCCGTCCGCCTCGACTCGATCACGAAGCGCTTCCCCGGCGTCGTCGCCAACGACGACGTCACGCTCTCGGTCGAACGGGGGACGGTCCACGCCCTGCTCGGCGAGAACGGCGCGGGCAAGACCACCCTGATGAACGTCCTCTACGGGCTGTACGAGCCGACCGAGGGCGACGTGTACGTCGACGGGGACGGTCTGACGTACGAGGAGGACGGCGGGGGCGACGGGGACGGCGATGCCCCCGCCGGCGACGACGGGCTCGCCGCGATCGCCGACGCGCCGCGGCGGTTCGACTCCCCGCGCGACGCCATCGACGCCGGCGTCGGGATGATCCACCAGCACTTCATGATGGTCGACCCGATGACCGTCGCCGAGAACATCACCCTCGGCAACGAGCCTCGGAAGTGGGGCGGTCTCGCGGTCGACCGCGAGGCAGCACACGAGGCCGTGATAGAGCTCTCCGAGCGCTACGGCTTCGACGTGGAGCCGGAGGCGACCATCGAGGACGTGGGCGTCGGCATCCAACAGCGCGTGGAGATCCTGAAGGCGCTGTATCGCGGCGCGGAGATCCTGATCCTCGACGAGCCGACGGCCGTGCTCACGCCGCAGGAGGTCGAGGATCTGTTCCGGGTGCTCGAGGAACTCACCGACGCGGGCAAGACGGTCATCTTCATCACCCACAAGCTCGGGGAGGCGCTCTCGGCCGCCGACGAGGTGACCGTCCTCCGCGACGGGCGCAACGTGGGCACCGTCGAGACGGCCGGGACGACCCGCGAGGAGCTGGCCGAGCTGATGGTCGGGCGCGAGGTCGTCCTGGAGACGGACACGCCGCCGGCCGATCCCGGCGCGCCGTCGCTCGCCGTCGAGGGCGTCACCGCCCGCGACGACCGCGACGTGGTCGCCGTCGACGACGTGTCGTTCACAGTCCGCGAGGGCGAGGTGTTCGGCGTCGCCGGCGTCGACGGTAACGGCCAGTCTGAGTTGGTCGAAGTGATCACCGGGCTGCACGACCCCGACGAGGGCCGCGTCGCGCTCGGCGGCCGTGACGTGACCGACGCCTCGCGGCGCGAGCGCGCCCGCGCCGGCATGGCGTACGTCCCCGAGGACCGCCAGGATCGCGGCCTCGTGATGGAGTTCGACCTGACCGAGAACGGCGTGCTCGGCTCCCAACACGACCCGCCGTTCGCCAGTGGCGGCCGCCTCGACTGGAACCGCGCCGGCGACCACGCCCGTGAGATAATCGACGAGTACGACGTGCGCCCGCCGGACGCGACCGCGTCGGCGAGGTCGCTCTCGGGCGGTAACCAGCAGAAGTTCATCGTCGGGCGGGAGTTCGCCCGCGACC
This window encodes:
- a CDS encoding MMPL family transporter, whose protein sequence is MNHERVVEAVAKEITERPGRLVIAFLLLTVVFAGGLANVSTEAGTEQFTSGIPAEEALSDIQREFGPSFTADTGSTQLVQRDRNVLSKPALLRLLEAQNRLQETDGLRVTAVSSPGATIARTIDPSATTTEAQIRVIERSTPTEIDEAVRENADDPAFTGSVSDDFNAEAASASAAIGVVTHELPGAGGGGAAAGQSGSSPLTDIQLRSQRVVDTVGGDITVFGSGIISEEFSSVITDSLLIVTPAAVLLITGFLIVAYRDLLDLLLGSFTLLLAVVWTFGFLGLAGIPFSQMMIAVPPLLLAVGIDFGIHAVNRYREDRADGHGVDEAMNMAVRQLLVAFFIVTGTTVIGFLANLTSDLAPIREFGLVAAAGIVFTFLLFGVFLPAAKVLLDRRRDQLPIPTFSQAPLGAEGGSLDGVLRIGVWIGQRAPRVFLASIVVLTVASGSYAAGIDTSFSQEDFLPPEDTPDYLQELPEPFAPSDYSAVGTLNFLEEKFTASQGGSVTIYVEGDMEDPTTLEEIHRMGDDPPSTFVAEGGHADEQSIVTVIQQRAASDPEFRRLVDRNDRNANGIPDDNLGEIYDYLLSSSSRDQALQYLAEDRRSTQVVYSTEADADQSAVAADGRTVADRYRTTSGTTVATGSTVVFAAVSDLIFTSAVQSLAVALSLTVVFLVLMYGLLEGLPSMGIVNTIPIIASVALVAATMRLAGIAFNAFTATILSLTIGLGIDYSVHVVHRFVDERRERDLVTALERTVRGTGGALLGSMLTTTTGIGVLVFAVLTILGQFGVLTAVSIFYSFVTSILVLPSALVVWDRLKGHDPDQPVDAELSLSVPLLGDDDRRGDPAHTD
- a CDS encoding acylphosphatase, whose translation is MSDGARDEHGEDRVRAHVFVSGRVQGVYYRNTTRETARERGIDGWVRNLDDGRVEVAFEGPREAVEGMVEWCHTGSPRAVVEDVTVEYGDPEGLDGFSVRR
- a CDS encoding phosphomannomutase → MDLFGTAGIRGDATERVTPGLVLDVTRALGAHAREAGDREFVVGRDGRVTGPALAAAAEAGLESSGATVRRVGQVPTPTLAFASRGRRGVMLTASHNPPTDNGLKAFVDGLEYGATAETAIEERVADGDTPADWDQWGDGAREDVLADYRTAVADYAREFGDDPDGVRVAVDCGNGMASVATPQVLRELGADVVTLNATVDGHFPGRESKPTAESLADLRAFVADGGADFGIGHDGDADRIVVVDGDGEVVHEDTVLAILAERYVAARDAADPVVVTTPNASGRIDERVAAAGGRVERVALGYLHDGIASVRDAGGDVAFAAEPWKHVHTGFGDWIDAVASAAVFTRLVADEGLDGLRAPVSERPYRKVSVACADDDKASVMDRLTETLPAAFPDAEVDDEYGVRLSFADGSWTLVRPSGTEPYVRVYAEHDDVDRFVEEVAGVVESAVDAADGDG
- a CDS encoding BMP family protein; this translates as MDDTERFDRRTIVKGVGAAGLAGLAGCTGGPESGGSDTEESTPEAGDGGSDGSETESSGDGSVDVGMVYATGGLGDGSFNDQAQAGIQQAADEFGLSYDESEPDSVSQFATYQQQYAQSTDPDYDLVSCIGSLQADALSETAPDYPEQDFLAVDAVPMADTDDDGEADSQFDNVASYTFKEHEGSYLAGQLAALLTSQSFSAGAGSTAGDSTNVGFVGGIELDLIRKFEAGFTAGVKSIDSDVDVQTTYTGSFSDPSAGQEAALSMYSSGADIVYHAAGNTGTGVFRAAQDEGRFAIGVDADQSLTASSYADVILASMVKRVDTAVYNAAEAVVNDDFETGTATTLGLAEEGVDLVYGDQLGGDISEDVRSEIESSRQGIIDGDISVPQDPDEV
- a CDS encoding ABC transporter ATP-binding protein gives rise to the protein MTEAVRLDSITKRFPGVVANDDVTLSVERGTVHALLGENGAGKTTLMNVLYGLYEPTEGDVYVDGDGLTYEEDGGGDGDGDAPAGDDGLAAIADAPRRFDSPRDAIDAGVGMIHQHFMMVDPMTVAENITLGNEPRKWGGLAVDREAAHEAVIELSERYGFDVEPEATIEDVGVGIQQRVEILKALYRGAEILILDEPTAVLTPQEVEDLFRVLEELTDAGKTVIFITHKLGEALSAADEVTVLRDGRNVGTVETAGTTREELAELMVGREVVLETDTPPADPGAPSLAVEGVTARDDRDVVAVDDVSFTVREGEVFGVAGVDGNGQSELVEVITGLHDPDEGRVALGGRDVTDASRRERARAGMAYVPEDRQDRGLVMEFDLTENGVLGSQHDPPFASGGRLDWNRAGDHAREIIDEYDVRPPDATASARSLSGGNQQKFIVGREFARDPACIVASHPTRGVDIGSTEFIHDRLIDLRDDGRAVLLVSSKLDEVRGLADRLAVMYRGRIVDVVDPDEVTEEQLGLMMAGEDPDDVPRATRVAGSDEDGDDGIGSSTPAGVDDGVASDE